Proteins encoded in a region of the Elaeis guineensis isolate ETL-2024a chromosome 7, EG11, whole genome shotgun sequence genome:
- the LOC105048299 gene encoding TOM1-like protein 9, with protein MAASLVERATSDMLIGPDWAMNLEICDILNHDPGQAKDAVKALKKRIGHKNPKIQLLALTLLETVIKNCGDIVHMHVAEKDILHEMVKIVKRKPDFHVKEKILILIDTWQEAFGGPRARYPQYYAAYQELLRAGAVFPQRSERSTPIFTPPQTQPLRSYPPSLRNPDYQQEAPGSSVGSEFPVFSLTEIQNARGIMDVLAEMLNALDPGNREGLRQEVIVDLVEQCRTYKQRVVQLVNTTSDEELLAQGLALNDDLQRVLAKHDAIAAGIAVHVEKPKTLQALVDIDDSAGQRDHRSSTGASTSSQPPLQQLSLPAPLASNGSATPAAKTDPHIDLLSGDNYNTPKNGNTLALVPVSEPFASSASDQNLLALVDMFPQNNTNSSNANPSNSLGSHSTLPASQAYPAATQLQTQPQQPQLPALYPNGGVPNLGAPQYEQAAYDQGAQLNHASPTWNGQVDLSLNPQQQALGYGANDQAGALPPPPWETETVQSNQLPALQSQPMQSGQLGGIVPQPMPGNNLVGMHSQSLPENQLGGLQPQPMQTMQSSQFGGMYPPPMQNSQLGGIYSQTMLGGQMAGMHQQPMQGTQPTVYGYGLQPEAQFYDQRRPMYPYAGVNELSQRMYGLSMQGNSTYVNMTPSYQTPMSSSYLQQSNKPPKPEDKLFGDLVNMAKSKPNKPSGNNVGS; from the exons ATGGCGGCTTCTTTGGTAGAGCGTGCCACGAGCGACATGCTGATCGGTCCGGATTGGGCGATGAACCTTGAGATCTGCGATATCCTCAATCACGACCCTGG ACAAGCAAAAGATGCTGTAAAAGCTCTCAAAAAACGTATTGGGCATAAGAATCCAAAAATTCAGCTTCTCGCACTGACA CTGTTGGAAACAGTAATAAAAAATTGTGGAGACATAGTCCATATGCATGTGGCTGAGAAAGATATACTGCATGAGATGGTGAAGATAGTGAAAAGAAAG CCTGATTTTCATGTCAAGGAGAAGATCTTAATATTAATAGATACCTGGCAAGAAGCTTTTGGCGGTCCACGAGCAAGATATCCGCAATATTATGCAGCCTACCAGGAGCTGTTG CGTGCTGGAGCTGTATTTCCTCAGAGATCCGAGAGGTCTACACCCATATTTACTCCTCCACAGACACAACCTCTGAGATCCTATCCACCGTCTTTGCGAAATCCTGATTATCAACAAGAAGCACCTGGGTCATCTGTTGGATCCGAGTTTCCTGTTTTCAG TCTGACAGAAATTCAGAATGCTCGTGGAATCATGGATGTTCTTGCAGAAATGCTGAACGCTTTAGATCCTGGAAACAGAGAG GGACTCAGGCAGGAGGTAATCGTTGACCTAGTTGAACAGTGCCGCACTTACAAACAGAGAGTGGTACAGCTTGTGAACACAACATC GGATGAGGAACTACTTGCCCAAGGACTTGCTTTAAATGATGACTTGCAGCGTGTACTAGCAAAACATGATGCCATTGCTGCCGGAATTGCGGTTCATGTGGAAAAACCCAAAACACTTCAGGCATTGGTAGATATTGATGATTCTGCAGGACAGCGAGATCATAG GTCCAGTACAGGTGCAAGCACAAGTAGCCAGCCTCCTCTTCAGCAATTATCGTTGCCTGCACCTCTAGCATCTAATGGTTCAGCAACTCCAGCAGCAAAAACTGATCCTCATATCGACCTTCTTAGTGGGGACAACTACAATACTCCTAAAAATGGGAATACACTGGCCCTTGTTCCTGTCAGTGAACCATTTGCCAGTTCTGCTTCTGATCAGAACCTTTTAGCTCTTGTGGACATGTTTCCCCAGAACAACACTAACAGTAGCAATGCCAATCCATCCAACTCTCTTGGTTCCCATTCCACGCTTCCAGCATCACAGGCATATCCTGCTGCAACCCAGCTTCAGACACAGCCCCAACAGCCACAACTGCCTGCCCTTTATCCTAATGGAGGTGTCCCAAACTTAGGTGCTCCTCAATATGAGCAGGCGGCTTATGATCAAGGAGCCCAATTGAACCATGCAAGTCCTACATGGAATGGTCAGGTTGATCTGAGCTTAAATCCACAGCAGCAGGCACTAGGTTATG GTGCAAATGATCAAGCTGGAGCTCTCCCCCCACCACCCTGGGAAACTGAAACAGTGCAGAGTAACCAATTGCCTGCCTTGCAGTCTCAGCCAATGCAAAGTGGTCAGCTAGGAGGTATAGTTCCCCAACCAATGCCAGGCAAcaatctagttggcatgcattcCCAATCATTGCCAGAAAACCAGCTTGGAGGTCTGCAACCTCAGCCAATGCAGACTATGCAGAGCAGCCAGTTTGGAGGCATGTATCCTCCACCAATGCAGAACAGCCAACTTGGGGGTATATATTCTCAAACAATGCTGGGAGGACAGATGGCAGGAATGCACCAACAACCTATGCAGGGTACTCAGCCGACAGTATATGGATATGGACTGCAGCCAGAGGCTCAGTTTTATGATCAGAGGAGACCTATGTACCCTTATGCTGGTGTAAATGAGCTCTCTCAGAGAATGTATGGGCTTTCCATGCAAGGTAACAGCACATACGTGAACATGACTCCCTCTTACCAGACACCTATGTCCTCTTCCTACCTGCAGCAGTCCAACAAGCCACCCAAGCCTGAAGATAAGCTGTTTGGTGATCTTGTTAATATGGCCAAATCAAAGCCGAATAAACCTTCTGGTAATAATGTTGGGAGCTAG